One genomic region from Bradyrhizobium icense encodes:
- a CDS encoding efflux RND transporter permease subunit, which translates to MFTFLVSASLRNRLLVLALAGILVVLGAYTARQLPVDVFPDLNRPTVTIMTESEGYAPPEVEQLVSFPIETQMNGVPGVSRVRSVSGIGLSIVYVEFDWGTDIYRNRQLVAERLAQVQNQLPLNVTPQIGPISSIMGQILLVAVTSKTASPMEVREIADFTIRPRLLAIPGVAQVIPIGGEVRQYRIAPLPSALRALGVSYEQVELALRQFGTNTGGGFTDQNAREYLIRNIGRTTSLEDLRNIVVTTVDGRPILLRQVANVDFAPKVKRGDAGYMSRPAVIVSVEKQPNVDTVRLTQQITQALAELEPSLPSGVKANEIIFRQADFIENSIQNLERVLLEAALVVAAILFAFLLNWRTTAISLTAIPVSILTTAIIFTLLGLSINTMTLGGLAIAIGELVDDAVVDVENIFRRLRENREQGNPRSVFDVVVSASNEVRSGIVYATMIIVLVFVPLFALSGIEGRLFAPLGHAYIISILASLVVSITLTPVLAYYLLPGMKRLAERESWLVRKLKSANHAALRFAFARKGLLLGLTALAVLGAGAGAFALKRAFLPAFNEGTFTINIAFAPGVSLSESSRVGSVAERLLLDVPEVISVGRRTGRAELDEHAEGVHSSDLEVDLKPSHRPKPEIVADIRSRLSVLPLSINVGQPISHRLDHLLSGVRAELALKLFGDDLDTLRNSAEELRGRLAKIEGIQDLQVEKQVRIPQLEVRVDYTRAALYGVQPGAVTEQLSRLSSGRVISRVVDGYKRYDVVLRLPERLRTTEKLGELLIKTPSGWIPARQIADVKETDGPNQILRENGRRRIVVLANSDGKTDMAEIVRRIRAELQATSLPQGVTANLEGTFQAQEEASRRIGILSALSLALIFAILYSRYRSTVLALIIMGGVPLALVGSVAALALTDQPLSVASMVGFITLTGIATRNGILKISHYINLALQERMPFGPELVIRGSLERMTPVLMTALSAGLALLPLLVAADEPGKEILHPVAVTIFGGLISATLLDALITPVLFLMFGRRPLMRLMQRQSDESVGDHAASHSY; encoded by the coding sequence GTCCAACCGTCACGATCATGACGGAATCGGAAGGCTACGCCCCGCCGGAAGTCGAGCAGCTCGTCAGCTTCCCGATTGAAACCCAGATGAATGGCGTACCGGGCGTCAGCCGCGTGCGGTCGGTCTCCGGCATCGGCCTCTCGATCGTCTACGTCGAGTTCGACTGGGGAACCGATATTTACCGCAACCGTCAACTGGTCGCGGAACGGCTCGCGCAGGTGCAGAACCAACTGCCTTTGAACGTCACGCCGCAGATCGGCCCCATCAGCTCGATTATGGGTCAAATTCTGCTGGTCGCGGTGACGTCGAAGACGGCCTCCCCGATGGAGGTCCGCGAGATCGCCGATTTCACGATCCGGCCGCGGCTGCTCGCCATACCCGGCGTCGCACAGGTGATCCCGATCGGCGGCGAGGTCCGCCAGTACCGGATTGCGCCGCTGCCCTCTGCGTTGCGCGCACTCGGTGTGAGCTACGAGCAGGTCGAGCTGGCGCTGAGGCAGTTCGGCACCAATACCGGCGGTGGGTTCACCGATCAGAACGCCCGCGAATATCTGATCCGGAATATCGGGCGCACCACGAGCCTGGAAGACCTGCGCAACATCGTCGTTACCACCGTCGACGGACGCCCTATTCTGCTGCGCCAGGTGGCCAACGTCGACTTTGCGCCCAAGGTCAAGCGGGGCGATGCGGGGTATATGAGCAGGCCCGCTGTGATCGTCTCGGTCGAGAAGCAGCCCAATGTCGATACCGTGCGGCTGACGCAACAGATCACGCAGGCGCTCGCCGAGCTGGAGCCCAGCCTGCCGTCCGGCGTGAAAGCCAACGAGATCATCTTCCGGCAGGCGGACTTCATTGAAAACTCGATCCAGAACCTCGAACGGGTATTGCTCGAAGCAGCGCTCGTCGTGGCGGCCATCCTGTTCGCGTTTCTCCTCAACTGGCGCACCACGGCAATCTCGCTTACGGCGATCCCGGTCTCGATCCTGACCACGGCCATCATCTTCACGCTGCTCGGTCTGTCGATCAACACGATGACCCTGGGAGGACTTGCTATCGCCATCGGCGAACTGGTCGACGACGCGGTCGTCGATGTCGAGAACATCTTCCGCCGACTGCGCGAGAACAGGGAGCAAGGTAACCCCCGTTCAGTCTTCGACGTGGTGGTTTCGGCATCCAACGAAGTGCGATCGGGTATAGTCTATGCCACGATGATCATCGTCCTTGTGTTCGTACCGCTGTTTGCGCTCTCGGGCATCGAGGGACGACTGTTTGCACCGCTGGGCCACGCCTACATCATCTCGATCCTCGCGAGCCTGGTGGTTTCGATCACGCTGACCCCCGTTTTGGCCTACTACCTGCTGCCGGGAATGAAGCGGCTGGCAGAACGGGAGAGCTGGCTCGTTCGCAAGCTCAAGTCCGCCAACCATGCGGCGCTTCGGTTCGCTTTCGCCCGCAAGGGATTGCTGCTTGGCCTGACGGCCCTCGCCGTGTTGGGCGCCGGCGCGGGCGCATTCGCCTTGAAGCGCGCGTTCCTGCCGGCGTTCAACGAAGGTACTTTCACGATCAACATTGCGTTCGCCCCGGGGGTGTCGCTTTCGGAATCCAGCCGGGTGGGATCGGTCGCGGAACGCCTGCTGCTCGATGTGCCGGAAGTGATCAGCGTTGGGCGGCGGACAGGGCGCGCCGAGCTGGATGAGCACGCGGAAGGCGTCCATTCCTCGGACCTTGAAGTCGATCTCAAGCCCTCGCACCGGCCAAAACCCGAGATCGTCGCGGATATCCGTTCTCGGCTTTCGGTGCTGCCGCTTTCGATCAATGTCGGGCAGCCGATCTCGCACCGGCTCGATCACCTGCTCTCAGGCGTTCGTGCCGAACTCGCCCTCAAACTGTTCGGTGACGACCTCGACACGCTGCGAAATAGCGCGGAAGAACTCCGCGGGAGGCTCGCGAAGATTGAAGGCATTCAGGACCTCCAGGTCGAAAAGCAGGTGCGCATTCCGCAGCTCGAAGTCCGCGTCGATTACACGCGCGCTGCCTTGTATGGAGTGCAGCCCGGCGCCGTCACGGAACAATTATCGCGGCTGTCGAGCGGGCGCGTCATTTCGCGCGTGGTCGACGGCTACAAACGCTACGACGTGGTCTTGAGGCTGCCCGAGCGGCTGCGCACGACCGAGAAGCTCGGCGAACTCCTGATCAAGACCCCCTCCGGCTGGATACCGGCACGTCAGATTGCAGATGTGAAGGAAACGGATGGACCGAACCAAATCCTGAGAGAGAACGGCCGCAGGCGCATCGTCGTGCTTGCGAACTCCGACGGCAAAACCGACATGGCGGAGATCGTGCGCCGCATTCGCGCCGAATTGCAGGCGACCAGCCTTCCGCAGGGCGTCACCGCGAACCTTGAAGGCACATTCCAGGCTCAGGAGGAAGCCAGCCGCAGAATCGGGATTCTTTCCGCTCTTTCGCTCGCGCTGATCTTTGCGATTCTCTACAGCCGCTACCGCTCCACGGTGCTGGCCTTGATCATCATGGGCGGGGTGCCGCTGGCGCTGGTCGGTTCGGTCGCGGCGCTGGCGCTGACCGACCAGCCGCTGTCTGTCGCCAGCATGGTCGGATTCATCACACTGACGGGAATCGCGACACGCAACGGGATTCTCAAGATAAGCCACTACATCAATCTTGCTTTGCAGGAACGGATGCCGTTCGGGCCCGAGCTTGTGATCCGCGGAAGCCTCGAGCGAATGACGCCGGTGCTGATGACTGCGCTGTCCGCGGGGCTTGCGCTGCTGCCACTGCTTGTCGCTGCCGACGAGCCGGGCAAGGAAATCCTGCATCCCGTCGCAGTGACGATCTTCGGCGGGCTTATCAGCGCGACCCTGCTCGATGCACTGATTACGCCGGTGCTATTTCTCATGTTTGGCAGAAGGCCGCTGATGCGGCTGATGCAACGGCAGTCCGATGAGTCTGTCGGGGATCACGCTGCCTCACATTCCTATTGA
- a CDS encoding bifunctional [glutamine synthetase] adenylyltransferase/[glutamine synthetase]-adenylyl-L-tyrosine phosphorylase, whose protein sequence is MNSSALAARFVSGPHITATGNAEQRLGDWLAELEPEQSAEIKAWLDRPFARTILLGIVEFSPYLFDLIRADAGRLLRLLACDPEPHLTSLIEKATRDVLAAAGEAEVMLLLRRMKSEAALLIALCDIGGVWPVMRVTAALTDLATVSVQAALRFLLRQEVARGRMTALNHDRPEEGSGLIVLAMGKMGAGELNYSSDIDLIVFFDPAATSLVAEIEPAPFFVRVTQALARLLQQRSGEGYVFRVDLRLRPDPASTQVAISTEAALHYYEREGRTWERAAMIKARVCAGDAKAGETLIAELSPFVWRKHLDFAALADVHDMKRQMQTYRGQSEIAVEGHNVKVGRGGIREIEFFAQTQQLIAGGRHPELRVRSTLHALQVLATSNWIGFQACDELTAAYEFLRCVEHRLQMMCDEQTHTLPEDAEAVERFANFFGYESRAAFAKDLVGHLNVVQGHYGKLFEGDPTGTVKLPQLNYGGGPEDARLLDHLTTLGFKKPVAVAGTLQLWMQGNFRALRNEATKAAFIEFVPGLLHGLAHAEDPDDAVTTFDRFLGALQRGGRLISLLSQNRDLVALVALILGAAPRLGDMLARQPQIMDGLIDPRFFGAMPDQKELSVRLAATLKDADSYEDFLDRLRLSGQESLFLIGTRILSGTVSAQHAGVAFADVAEGIVHTVHGLVRDQFATQYGRIKGQETAILAMGRLGSREMTASSDLDLILLYDFDADDPDSDGERSLHGAQYFTRLTQRLISAFTTRTNYGVLYEVDMRLRPSGRAGPLASRIDSFSDYQEREAWTWEHMALTRARVISASPAFRKEIEDTIRNVLTRPRDAASTAGDVADMRRAIALEKGEDDIWDLKLAAGGLVDIDFIAQYLQLVHASEKPEILSVSTLQVLDNAARLGVLPQSDAEILRSAARLYHDLTQILRLCVTGKFKPEASGENLLRVMARAGDTPDFSTLEARVRETQAEVRRVFQAMVGRD, encoded by the coding sequence ATGAACTCTTCTGCCTTGGCCGCGCGGTTCGTCAGCGGGCCGCATATCACGGCCACTGGCAACGCCGAACAGCGCCTGGGAGACTGGCTCGCCGAATTGGAGCCGGAGCAATCGGCTGAGATCAAGGCGTGGCTGGATCGCCCGTTCGCCAGGACCATCCTGCTCGGCATCGTCGAGTTCTCGCCGTATCTGTTCGACCTGATCCGGGCCGACGCCGGTCGGCTGCTCCGCTTGCTGGCGTGCGACCCGGAACCGCATCTCACCTCGCTGATCGAGAAAGCCACGCGCGACGTACTCGCTGCCGCGGGCGAGGCCGAGGTGATGCTTCTGCTTCGCCGCATGAAGTCGGAAGCCGCGTTGCTGATCGCGCTGTGCGACATCGGCGGGGTCTGGCCGGTGATGCGGGTCACGGCGGCGCTGACCGATCTTGCAACCGTCTCCGTGCAGGCGGCGCTGCGCTTTCTCTTGCGTCAGGAGGTCGCGCGCGGCCGCATGACGGCGCTCAATCACGACCGGCCGGAAGAGGGCTCTGGTCTGATCGTGCTTGCGATGGGCAAGATGGGCGCGGGCGAGTTGAACTACTCGAGCGACATCGACCTGATCGTTTTCTTCGATCCCGCCGCCACCTCGCTGGTGGCAGAAATCGAGCCGGCGCCGTTCTTCGTGCGGGTGACGCAGGCGCTCGCCCGCCTGCTGCAGCAACGCTCCGGCGAGGGTTATGTGTTCCGCGTCGACCTGCGCCTGCGCCCCGATCCGGCCTCGACGCAGGTGGCGATCTCGACGGAAGCGGCGCTGCATTACTACGAGCGGGAAGGGCGCACCTGGGAACGCGCCGCGATGATCAAGGCGCGCGTTTGCGCCGGCGATGCCAAGGCCGGCGAGACGCTGATCGCGGAACTGTCGCCGTTCGTCTGGCGCAAGCACCTGGATTTTGCCGCGCTCGCCGACGTTCACGACATGAAGCGTCAGATGCAGACCTACCGCGGCCAGAGCGAGATCGCGGTCGAAGGCCATAACGTCAAGGTCGGCCGCGGCGGCATCCGCGAGATCGAGTTCTTCGCGCAGACGCAACAGCTCATTGCCGGCGGCCGCCATCCGGAACTGCGGGTGCGCTCCACGCTCCATGCGTTGCAGGTGCTGGCGACCAGCAATTGGATCGGCTTTCAGGCCTGTGACGAATTGACCGCGGCCTACGAGTTCTTGCGTTGCGTCGAGCACCGGCTGCAGATGATGTGCGACGAACAGACTCACACGTTGCCGGAAGACGCCGAGGCCGTGGAGCGTTTTGCGAACTTCTTCGGCTATGAGAGCCGGGCGGCCTTTGCGAAGGACTTGGTCGGCCACCTCAATGTCGTGCAGGGACATTACGGAAAGTTGTTCGAGGGCGATCCGACCGGCACGGTGAAGCTGCCGCAGCTCAACTATGGCGGCGGGCCTGAGGATGCGCGTCTGCTCGATCACCTGACGACGCTCGGCTTCAAGAAGCCGGTCGCCGTGGCTGGCACCCTGCAGCTCTGGATGCAAGGCAACTTTCGCGCGCTTCGCAACGAGGCGACCAAGGCAGCCTTCATCGAATTCGTGCCCGGCCTGCTCCACGGTCTCGCGCATGCCGAAGACCCCGACGACGCCGTGACCACGTTCGATCGTTTTCTCGGCGCATTGCAACGCGGCGGCCGGCTGATTTCACTGTTGAGCCAGAACCGCGACCTGGTCGCGCTGGTAGCCTTGATCCTCGGCGCAGCGCCGCGGCTCGGCGACATGCTGGCGCGCCAGCCGCAGATCATGGACGGTTTGATCGATCCCCGTTTCTTCGGCGCAATGCCGGACCAGAAGGAATTGTCGGTGCGGCTGGCGGCGACGCTGAAGGACGCAGACTCTTACGAAGACTTCCTCGATCGCCTGCGGCTGTCCGGGCAGGAGAGCCTGTTCTTGATCGGCACGCGGATCCTGTCCGGCACGGTTTCCGCCCAGCATGCTGGCGTCGCCTTCGCCGACGTCGCAGAGGGGATCGTGCACACCGTGCACGGCCTGGTGAGAGACCAGTTCGCGACCCAGTACGGCCGCATCAAGGGACAGGAGACCGCGATCCTCGCGATGGGCCGGCTCGGCAGCCGCGAGATGACGGCATCTTCCGATCTCGACCTGATCCTGCTGTACGATTTCGATGCAGACGATCCCGATTCCGACGGCGAACGATCGCTGCATGGCGCGCAGTATTTTACGCGCCTGACCCAGCGGCTGATCTCGGCGTTTACCACGCGGACCAATTACGGCGTTCTCTATGAGGTCGACATGCGGCTGCGCCCGTCGGGCCGCGCCGGGCCGCTGGCGTCGCGGATCGATTCCTTTTCCGATTATCAGGAACGCGAAGCCTGGACCTGGGAACACATGGCGCTGACGCGAGCGCGGGTGATCTCGGCTTCACCGGCGTTTCGGAAAGAGATCGAGGACACCATCCGCAACGTGCTGACGCGGCCGCGCGATGCGGCCTCTACTGCCGGCGACGTCGCCGACATGCGCCGGGCGATTGCGCTGGAAAAGGGCGAGGACGACATCTGGGACCTCAAGCTCGCCGCGGGCGGCCTGGTCGACATCGATTTCATCGCGCAATATTTGCAGCTCGTTCACGCCTCGGAGAAACCCGAGATCCTCAGCGTCTCCACGCTGCAGGTGCTCGACAACGCCGCACGCCTCGGCGTGCTGCCGCAATCCGATGCCGAGATTTTGCGCTCGGCGGCACGGCTTTATCACGACCTCACGCAAATCCTCAGGCTTTGCGTCACCGGCAAATTCAAACCGGAGGCGTCGGGAGAGAACCTCTTGCGCGTGATGGCGCGCGCCGGCGACACGCCGGATTTCTCGACGCTGGAGGCGAGGGTGCGCGAGACGCAGGCAGAGGTGAGGCGGGTGTTTCAGGCCATGGTGGGCAGGGACTAG